GCATTCTTTATCCTCAAGCAGATTGAATGACCTTATTCCATTCTCCCTTTTCAATGAAATATTGATCTATTATTTTTTTCAGATAACGTCCTGTATAGGAACCTGTCTTGGTGGCAACCTTCTCTGGTGAACCTGTGGCTACAATATATCCTCCTTCTTCACCCCCCTCAGGACCAAGATCAATAATATGATCGGCTGTTTTGATAACCTCCAAATTATGCTCAATAACCAGAACCGTATTGCCTAAATCTACTAATCTATGAATAACATCCAATAATCTCTGAACATCAGCATAATGAAGACCTGTTGTTGGTTCATCAAGTATGTAGAGGGTTTTTCCTGTACTAATCTTGCTAAGTTCAGAACTTAGTTTAACTCTTTGAGCCTCACCACCTGAGAGTGTTGTTGCACTTTGACCCAAAGTGATGTATCCAAGACCAACATCGACTATAGTTTGAAGCTTTCTTCTAATCGAAGGAATTTTAGTAAAGAATTGTAAAGCTTCATCAACAGTCATCTCTAAGACTTCAGAGATCGACTTTCCCTTATAGAGGATTTCTAAAGTTTCTCTACCATATCTTTTACTTTTGCATACATCGCATGGGATATATACATCTGGAAGAAAATGCATCTCCATCTTTATAGTCCCTGCCCCACGACATGCTTCACATCGACCACCTTTTACATTGAAGCTAAATCTTCCTGGCTTATATCCGCGAACTCGAGATTCTGGAAGCTTTGAGAATAATTCTCTAATTGGTGTAAATGCACCAATATATGTTGCTGGATTGCTACGAGGCGTCCTCCCGATTGGTGATTGGTCTATGATTACTACTTTGTCAATATTTTTTACTCCATCAAGTCTTTTGAAACAACCTGGTTTTGTTTTAGATTGATAGAAAATCTGTGCTAATGCTCTGTATAATATATCATTAAGCAGTGTACTCTTGCCAGAACCAGATACACCAGTTATGCATGCAAAAGTACCTAATGGAATCTCAACATCAATATTTTTTAAATTATTTTCACATGCACCTATAACCTTCAACCATTTTGCATTACCTTTTCTTCTTTTTTTCGGTATTGGAATCGTTTCTAAATGAGAAAGGTATCTTCCTGTAATGGATTCAGACTCTTTCATAATATCTTCTGGCGGTCCTGTTGCTACTATTTTTCCACCCTCAACACCAGCACCAGGTCCAAGATCGATGACGTAATCCGCTTCTTTGATCGTTTCTTCATCGTGTTCTACTACTAGAATTGTGTTGCCTAGATCTCTAAGCATTTTTAGAATACTTAGAAGTTTTTTATTATCTCTTGGGTGTAAGCCAATACTGGGTTCATCAAGAACGTAAAGAACTCCTGTTAACTTAGAACCTATTTGCGTTGCAAGTCTTGTCCTTTGAGCTTCACCCCCAGAAAGCGTACCTGTTCTTCTGTCTAAGGTAAGATATCCCAGTCCAACATTTAATAGAAAACCCAACCTTTCTTTTATTTCCTTTAATAATTGAGATGCGATTTGTTCTTCTTTACTTGTAAGATCTAATTTCTCGTAAAACTCCGAAACTTTTACAATGGACATTTTTGTTATCTCCGCGATATTCTTTCCTCTTATCTTAACCGCTAAGATTTCAGGTTTTAAACGATCACCATGGCAACTGGGACATATAGTTTCACTCATGTATTTTTGATACCATTCTTTCATGGCCTCTGATTCAGTCTGTCTGTATCTTCGTTCTAAAATATTTAAAATTCCTTCCCATGATTGGTTATAATATCCATCCTTATTTCCATAAAGAAGAAGATTCAGTTGTTTTTTATTCAGTCTCTTTATAGGATCAGTAAAATCAAATCCATAGCTTCTGGCTAATGGTCTAAATCTCGATAAAAGCCAATTGTCAATTGAACCAACTACTGCTGTTAAAGCACCCTCATAAATGGACTTATTTTTATCGGGTATAACCAAGTCAGGATCCATTCTAATTTTTATTCCTAATCCCATACACTCTTTGCAAGCACCATAGGGGCTATTAAAAGAAAACATCCTGGGTTCGATTTCTTCAAAGCTTATACCACATATAGGACAAGCAAGTTTTTCGCTAAATAAACTAGAACCAATCTCTGATTCTACAGCTACAACTCCTTGAGTGAGATTTAAAGTCGCTTGTAAAGATTCTACTAATCTATCTTTTTCCTCTTTTGTAATTACTAGCTCATCAATAATGATCTCGATATTGTGTTTTTTGTACCTTTCTAGCGATAATGTTTTATCTGTTTTAACTAACTTTCCATCTACCCTTGCAGTTAAGAATCCGAGCTTAAAATAGGAATTGAGAAATTTCTTATATTCCCCTTTCTTACTACGAATAATCGGTGCAAGTATCTTAACCTCATGACCATCATCAGCTTCCAATACCTTATCCACAATTTGCTCTACAGTCTGTTTTTCGATCTTTCTCTCACAAATATGACAATGAGGAATTCCGATTCTTGCAAAAAGCAGTCTTAAGTAATCATGTATTTCTGTGGTAGTTGCTACAGTTGAACGCGGATTTGAAGAAGCTGTTCTTTGCTCAATAGCTATTGCAGGTGATAGTCCATCTATATTATCTACGTCAGGCTTATCTAATTGACCTAAGAATTGACGTGCGTATGCTGATAGCGATTCTATATATCTTCTTTGACCTTCAGCATAAATT
The Candidatus Bathyarchaeota archaeon genome window above contains:
- the uvrA gene encoding excinuclease ABC subunit UvrA; its protein translation is MADQLIIKGARENNLKNITVEIPKNKLIVITGLSGSGKSSLAFDTIYAEGQRRYIESLSAYARQFLGQLDKPDVDNIDGLSPAIAIEQRTASSNPRSTVATTTEIHDYLRLLFARIGIPHCHICERKIEKQTVEQIVDKVLEADDGHEVKILAPIIRSKKGEYKKFLNSYFKLGFLTARVDGKLVKTDKTLSLERYKKHNIEIIIDELVITKEEKDRLVESLQATLNLTQGVVAVESEIGSSLFSEKLACPICGISFEEIEPRMFSFNSPYGACKECMGLGIKIRMDPDLVIPDKNKSIYEGALTAVVGSIDNWLLSRFRPLARSYGFDFTDPIKRLNKKQLNLLLYGNKDGYYNQSWEGILNILERRYRQTESEAMKEWYQKYMSETICPSCHGDRLKPEILAVKIRGKNIAEITKMSIVKVSEFYEKLDLTSKEEQIASQLLKEIKERLGFLLNVGLGYLTLDRRTGTLSGGEAQRTRLATQIGSKLTGVLYVLDEPSIGLHPRDNKKLLSILKMLRDLGNTILVVEHDEETIKEADYVIDLGPGAGVEGGKIVATGPPEDIMKESESITGRYLSHLETIPIPKKRRKGNAKWLKVIGACENNLKNIDVEIPLGTFACITGVSGSGKSTLLNDILYRALAQIFYQSKTKPGCFKRLDGVKNIDKVVIIDQSPIGRTPRSNPATYIGAFTPIRELFSKLPESRVRGYKPGRFSFNVKGGRCEACRGAGTIKMEMHFLPDVYIPCDVCKSKRYGRETLEILYKGKSISEVLEMTVDEALQFFTKIPSIRRKLQTIVDVGLGYITLGQSATTLSGGEAQRVKLSSELSKISTGKTLYILDEPTTGLHYADVQRLLDVIHRLVDLGNTVLVIEHNLEVIKTADHIIDLGPEGGEEGGYIVATGSPEKVATKTGSYTGRYLKKIIDQYFIEKGEWNKVIQSA